Proteins encoded within one genomic window of Mycolicibacterium monacense:
- a CDS encoding molybdopterin-containing oxidoreductase family protein yields the protein MPSTTVHTFCRYCLASCGVEVTVEDNRVRKISADRLNPHSWHDFCAKGRTAAELVDHPRRIRAPMRRVGDRYVEATWDEAITDIAARMNAAIEADGPDAVGAYYGNPTGFSGSNVIFMNAWLDAVGTHNRYFVGSVDQNAMHVVAEAMYGSMLMAPVSDIDNCDYFLLVGTNPAVSAWNWLETVPGGWRRALERQKRGATLVVVDPVRTESADHADVHLAVRPGQDWALLLAMVKVVLDEGLEHRGDCTDLAVGVPELRSLVAEADLDDLAQRCGVDRATIERVARDFAAARGAMVVTRTGVSLHAAGTVAEWLGHVLNVVTGRMDRPGGRRFEPGYVDALRLAALAKGKPHVSRVAGREMVSGAHALAELPDEITTPGPGQIKAILINCGNPVVSGPDGAKLDRALATLDLLVVIDLVQRESHRHAHWLLPAAHWLERDDLLAFTSSMHDEPFVQYGRRAVEPPPGAREEWQIFTDLALAMGLPLFGVRGMNGFVRATRRAAALTRRPALAFGPQWLNRILVATSRKVNGRKLRWRDVANSPHGLVLGPREFGHFRDALRTPDKKVHAAPPEFVTRTRELLAAPHPSAPAGYPFQLGNRRHRHSMNSWLNDLPGLHPGGKRNEVVIHPEDAAALGVADGDRVRVFSPVGAVEVHATVSDQPRRGLVVLDHGWGSRVFDPRGDAEPQSYGVNRNLLVDGTGLDPLSQTSTLSEAWVGVQKV from the coding sequence ATGCCCAGCACCACCGTGCACACCTTCTGCCGTTACTGTCTGGCGTCGTGCGGGGTCGAGGTGACCGTCGAGGACAACCGGGTCCGCAAGATCTCCGCCGACCGGCTCAACCCGCACAGCTGGCACGACTTCTGCGCGAAGGGGCGCACCGCGGCGGAACTCGTCGACCACCCCCGCCGGATCCGCGCGCCGATGCGGCGGGTCGGTGACCGCTACGTCGAGGCGACCTGGGACGAGGCGATCACCGACATCGCCGCGCGGATGAACGCGGCGATCGAGGCCGACGGCCCCGACGCGGTCGGCGCCTACTACGGCAACCCGACCGGGTTCTCGGGGTCCAACGTCATCTTCATGAACGCCTGGCTCGACGCCGTCGGCACCCACAACCGCTACTTCGTCGGCTCGGTCGACCAGAACGCGATGCACGTCGTCGCCGAGGCGATGTACGGCTCGATGCTGATGGCGCCGGTGTCCGACATCGACAACTGTGACTACTTCCTGCTCGTCGGCACGAATCCCGCTGTGAGTGCGTGGAATTGGCTGGAGACGGTGCCCGGCGGGTGGCGGCGGGCGCTGGAGCGCCAGAAGCGGGGCGCGACGCTGGTGGTGGTCGACCCGGTCCGCACCGAGAGTGCCGACCATGCCGATGTGCACCTCGCGGTCCGGCCGGGTCAGGACTGGGCGCTGCTGCTGGCGATGGTGAAAGTCGTTCTGGACGAAGGGCTCGAGCACCGGGGCGACTGCACCGACCTCGCGGTCGGGGTGCCCGAGCTGCGCAGCCTGGTCGCCGAGGCCGACCTGGACGACCTCGCACAACGCTGCGGTGTCGACCGCGCGACGATCGAACGGGTGGCGCGCGACTTCGCGGCGGCCCGGGGCGCGATGGTGGTGACCCGCACCGGGGTGTCGCTGCACGCGGCGGGCACGGTCGCCGAATGGCTCGGCCACGTGCTCAACGTCGTCACCGGCCGGATGGACCGGCCCGGCGGACGGCGATTCGAACCTGGCTATGTCGACGCGCTGCGACTCGCCGCGCTGGCGAAGGGCAAACCGCATGTGAGCCGGGTGGCCGGGCGTGAGATGGTCTCGGGCGCACACGCTTTGGCGGAGCTCCCGGACGAGATCACCACACCCGGGCCGGGGCAGATCAAGGCCATACTGATCAACTGCGGCAACCCGGTGGTGTCCGGTCCGGACGGCGCCAAGCTCGACCGGGCACTGGCCACGCTCGACCTGCTGGTCGTGATCGACCTGGTGCAGCGCGAAAGCCACCGCCACGCGCACTGGCTGCTGCCCGCCGCGCACTGGCTCGAACGCGACGATCTGCTGGCGTTCACCAGCAGCATGCACGACGAGCCGTTCGTGCAGTACGGGCGCCGTGCCGTCGAACCCCCGCCGGGCGCCCGCGAGGAATGGCAGATCTTCACGGACCTGGCGCTCGCGATGGGCCTGCCCCTGTTCGGCGTGCGGGGAATGAACGGTTTCGTGCGGGCCACCCGGCGGGCCGCCGCGCTGACCCGCCGTCCCGCACTGGCGTTCGGGCCGCAGTGGCTCAATCGCATCCTGGTGGCGACCTCACGAAAGGTCAACGGCCGCAAGTTACGTTGGCGCGACGTGGCGAACAGTCCGCACGGGCTGGTGCTGGGGCCGCGCGAGTTCGGGCACTTCCGCGACGCGCTGCGCACGCCCGACAAGAAGGTGCACGCCGCCCCGCCGGAGTTCGTGACGCGGACGCGCGAACTGCTCGCCGCACCGCATCCGTCGGCGCCGGCCGGCTATCCGTTCCAACTCGGCAACCGCCGTCACCGCCACTCGATGAACTCCTGGCTCAACGACCTGCCGGGGCTGCATCCGGGCGGTAAACGCAATGAGGTGGTCATCCATCCCGAGGACGCGGCAGCGTTGGGTGTGGCCGACGGCGACCGGGTGCGGGTCTTCTCCCCCGTCGGCGCCGTCGAGGTGCATGCCACGGTCAGCGACCAGCCGCGCCGCGGCCTGGTGGTCCTCGACCATGGCTGGGGCTCAAGGGTTTTCGACCCGCGCGGGGATGCGGAACCGCAGTCCTACGGCGTCAACCGCAACCTGCTCGTCGACGGCACAGGACTCGATCCACTGTCGCAGACCTCGACGCTGAGCGAGGCGTGGGTCGGGGTGCAGAAGGTCTAG
- a CDS encoding ABC transporter ATP-binding protein, with the protein MGGPMRGLPQAPAERTRDFKGSALRLVRRLTPQRTLTASVIGLGVAGIALGVLGPRILGHATDLLFNGVIGRQLPAGLTKEQAVEAARARGDSTFADLLSGMAVVPGQGVDFGAVARTLALALGLYLVAALLVWIQARLLNVVVQRTMVRLRADVEDKVHRLPLSYFDTRQRGEVLSRVTNDVDNIQTSLTITISQLLTSVLTIVAVLVMMLTISPLLALLTVLTVPLSLLAIRWITRRSQRLFVAQWRNTGRLNAHIEETYSGFTIVKTFGHRAAAQQKFRELNDEVYQSSFGAQFFSGLVSPATGFIGNLSYVAVAVVGGLQVAGGQITLGNIQAFIQYVRQFNQPLGQVAGMYNTLQSGIASAERVFDLLDAEEESADPMRDLPASGRTGPGRVEFDHVHFAYTAGTPVIEDLSLVAEPGSTVAIVGPTGAGKTTLVNLLMRFYDVDSGRILIDGVDIAAVSRHSLRSRIGMVLQDTWLFAGTIYDNIAYGRPDATEAEVIEAARTAHVDRFVHTLPDGYATNVSDDGGSISAGEKQLITIARAVLAQPQLLVLDEATSSVDTRTELLIQQAMAELRRDRTSFIIAHRLSTIRDADLILVMEAGRIVERGTHEELVASRGEYWSMTQV; encoded by the coding sequence ATGGGCGGCCCCATGCGCGGTCTGCCGCAGGCGCCGGCCGAACGCACCCGCGACTTCAAGGGCTCCGCCCTGCGCCTGGTCCGGCGGCTCACCCCGCAGCGCACACTCACCGCGTCGGTGATCGGCCTCGGCGTGGCGGGTATCGCGCTCGGGGTGCTGGGCCCGCGGATCCTCGGACACGCGACGGATCTGTTGTTCAACGGCGTGATCGGCCGTCAGCTGCCCGCGGGGCTGACCAAGGAGCAGGCCGTCGAGGCGGCCCGGGCCCGCGGGGACTCGACCTTCGCCGACCTGCTGTCGGGGATGGCGGTGGTTCCCGGACAGGGTGTGGACTTCGGCGCCGTCGCCCGCACGCTGGCCCTGGCGCTGGGCCTGTATCTCGTTGCGGCGCTTCTGGTGTGGATCCAGGCCCGGCTGCTGAACGTCGTCGTGCAACGCACCATGGTGCGGTTGCGCGCCGACGTCGAGGACAAGGTGCACCGGCTGCCGCTGTCGTATTTCGACACCCGCCAGCGCGGTGAGGTGCTCAGCCGCGTCACCAACGACGTCGACAACATCCAGACCTCGCTGACGATCACCATCAGCCAGCTGCTGACCTCGGTGCTGACGATCGTCGCGGTGTTGGTGATGATGTTGACGATCTCACCGTTGCTGGCCCTGCTCACCGTGCTGACCGTGCCGCTGTCGCTGCTGGCGATCCGCTGGATCACCCGGCGCAGCCAGCGGTTGTTCGTCGCGCAGTGGCGCAACACCGGCCGCCTCAACGCCCACATCGAGGAGACCTACAGCGGTTTCACGATCGTCAAGACGTTCGGCCACCGCGCCGCCGCCCAGCAGAAGTTCCGCGAGCTCAACGACGAGGTCTACCAGTCGAGCTTCGGCGCCCAGTTCTTCTCGGGTCTGGTCTCCCCGGCGACGGGGTTCATCGGCAACCTCAGTTACGTGGCGGTCGCCGTCGTCGGTGGCCTCCAGGTGGCAGGAGGGCAGATCACGCTCGGCAACATCCAGGCGTTCATCCAGTACGTCCGCCAGTTCAACCAGCCGCTGGGCCAGGTCGCCGGCATGTACAACACGCTGCAGTCGGGCATCGCCAGCGCCGAACGCGTCTTCGACCTCCTCGACGCCGAGGAAGAGTCCGCCGATCCGATGCGGGATTTGCCCGCCAGCGGGCGCACCGGACCGGGCCGGGTGGAGTTCGACCACGTGCACTTCGCCTACACGGCAGGCACACCGGTCATCGAGGACCTGTCGCTGGTGGCCGAACCGGGTAGCACGGTGGCCATCGTCGGGCCGACCGGTGCGGGCAAGACCACGCTGGTGAATCTGCTGATGCGGTTCTACGACGTCGATTCCGGGCGCATCCTGATCGACGGCGTCGACATCGCCGCGGTCAGCCGCCACTCCCTGCGCTCACGGATCGGGATGGTGCTGCAGGACACCTGGCTGTTCGCCGGCACGATCTACGACAACATCGCCTACGGCCGACCCGACGCGACCGAGGCCGAGGTGATCGAGGCGGCCAGGACCGCGCACGTCGACCGCTTCGTACACACACTGCCCGACGGGTATGCCACCAACGTCAGCGACGACGGTGGCTCCATCAGCGCAGGTGAGAAACAGCTGATCACGATCGCCCGCGCGGTGCTGGCCCAGCCGCAGCTGCTGGTACTCGACGAGGCGACCAGTTCGGTGGACACCCGCACCGAACTGCTCATCCAGCAGGCGATGGCCGAACTGCGCCGCGACCGCACGAGTTTCATCATCGCCCACCGGCTGTCGACCATCCGCGACGCCGACCTGATCCTGGTCATGGAGGCGGGCCGCATCGTCGAACGCGGAACGCACGAGGAACTCGTCGCCTCGCGTGGCGAATACTGGTCCATGACACAGGTCTGA
- a CDS encoding ABC transporter ATP-binding protein: MLWGLLRQYVRPYRGLLSVVAGLQVVSTLASLYLPTVNAAIIDDGVAKGDTGTIVELGMVMLGVTALQVVCAVGAVYFGSRAGMGFGRDLRSAIFDRVTRFSAEDTARFGAPSLLTRTTNDVGQIQLLVQLTCTMLITAPIMSVGGIFMAIHQDAGLSWLLLVSIPVLAVANYWIVSHLLPIFRRMQQLIDNINRVLRDQLTGIRVIRAFAREPLERDRFADANQTLSDTALDAGRWQALMLPVTTLVINISSVALIWFGGLRIDAGQMQVGSLIAFLSYFMQILMAVLMATFMLIIIPRAAVCAERIDEVLQTRPGIDTPPDAVRPDAVRGEIRLEAATFCYPGADQPVVEDVSFTAHPGTTTAIVGSTGSGKSTLISLICRLYDVTAGAVRIDGIDLRDYDIERLWSLIGLVPQRGYLFTGTVADNLRYGRSDATEDQMWEALRVAAADDFVRAHADGLQMRVAQGGMNFSGGQRQRLAIARAVIRRPSVYLFDDAFSALDVHTDVRVRTALREVSAEATVVVVSQRLSTVAQADQVIVVDDGRVVGVGTHDSLLADCPTYAEFAESQSVGADVGGRQ; the protein is encoded by the coding sequence ATGCTCTGGGGCCTGCTGCGGCAGTACGTGCGGCCGTATCGCGGACTGCTCTCCGTGGTCGCCGGACTCCAGGTCGTCAGCACGCTCGCCTCGCTCTACCTGCCGACCGTCAACGCCGCGATCATCGACGACGGCGTCGCCAAGGGCGACACCGGAACCATCGTCGAACTCGGCATGGTGATGCTCGGCGTCACCGCGCTGCAGGTGGTGTGCGCGGTCGGCGCGGTGTATTTCGGGTCGCGGGCCGGTATGGGGTTCGGCCGCGACCTGCGCTCGGCGATCTTCGACCGGGTGACGCGGTTCTCCGCGGAGGACACCGCGCGGTTCGGCGCCCCGTCACTGCTCACCCGCACCACCAACGACGTCGGCCAGATCCAGCTGCTCGTGCAGTTGACGTGCACCATGCTCATCACCGCCCCGATCATGTCCGTCGGCGGCATCTTCATGGCGATCCACCAGGACGCCGGGCTGTCGTGGCTGCTGCTGGTCAGCATCCCGGTGCTGGCCGTCGCGAACTACTGGATCGTGTCCCATCTGCTGCCGATCTTCCGGCGCATGCAGCAGCTCATCGACAATATCAACCGGGTGCTGCGCGACCAGCTCACCGGCATTCGGGTGATCCGCGCCTTCGCCCGCGAGCCACTCGAACGCGACCGCTTCGCCGACGCCAACCAGACGCTGTCGGACACCGCGCTGGACGCCGGCCGCTGGCAGGCGCTGATGCTGCCGGTCACCACGCTGGTCATCAACATCTCCAGCGTCGCGCTGATCTGGTTCGGTGGCCTGCGCATCGACGCCGGCCAGATGCAGGTCGGCTCGCTGATCGCGTTCCTGTCCTACTTCATGCAGATCCTGATGGCCGTCCTGATGGCCACGTTCATGCTGATCATCATCCCGCGGGCGGCGGTGTGCGCCGAACGCATCGACGAGGTGCTCCAGACCCGGCCGGGGATCGACACCCCGCCCGACGCGGTCCGGCCGGACGCGGTGCGCGGTGAGATCCGCCTGGAGGCGGCCACCTTCTGCTATCCCGGCGCCGACCAGCCGGTCGTCGAGGACGTCTCGTTCACCGCCCACCCCGGGACCACGACGGCGATCGTCGGCTCGACCGGATCCGGGAAGTCGACGCTGATCTCACTCATCTGCCGCCTCTACGACGTGACCGCGGGCGCGGTACGCATCGACGGAATCGACCTGCGCGACTACGACATCGAACGGTTGTGGTCGCTGATCGGGTTGGTGCCCCAGCGCGGCTACCTGTTCACCGGCACGGTCGCCGACAACCTCCGGTACGGCAGAAGCGACGCCACCGAAGACCAGATGTGGGAGGCGCTGCGGGTGGCCGCCGCCGACGATTTCGTCCGCGCGCACGCCGACGGTCTGCAGATGCGGGTCGCACAGGGCGGGATGAACTTCTCCGGCGGGCAGCGGCAGCGGTTGGCGATCGCGCGGGCCGTCATCCGGCGGCCCTCGGTGTACCTGTTCGACGACGCGTTCTCCGCCCTCGACGTGCACACCGACGTCCGGGTGCGCACCGCGCTGCGCGAGGTGTCGGCCGAGGCCACCGTCGTTGTCGTCTCGCAGCGGCTGTCGACCGTCGCGCAGGCCGATCAGGTGATCGTCGTCGACGACGGCCGCGTCGTCGGCGTCGGTACGCACGACTCGCTGCTGGCCGACTGCCCGACGTATGCCGAGTTCGCCGAATCGCAGTCCGTCGGCGCCGATGTGGGCGGCCGCCAGTGA
- a CDS encoding DUF3558 domain-containing protein gives MHGVNPSTRTTGRTRHAKALAALAAAALPLLAACSSDSEPAAPGESPQSTQAQQDIKHGPFFPQCGGISDQTMSQLTEVPGLVNTATTSVGCQWLAGGSIVGPHFSFTHFRGSPIGRERKTEELSRTSVEDINIEGHDGFIATGDDLALGTNLCEIGIQFDNDFIEWSVSFAEKPFPDPCEVAKELTRQSIVNSR, from the coding sequence GTGCATGGCGTGAACCCCAGCACGCGCACGACGGGACGGACCCGCCACGCGAAAGCGCTGGCTGCGCTGGCGGCGGCCGCGCTTCCGCTGTTGGCCGCCTGTTCGTCGGATTCGGAGCCCGCGGCGCCGGGTGAGTCGCCGCAGAGCACCCAGGCCCAGCAGGACATCAAGCACGGCCCGTTCTTCCCGCAGTGCGGCGGGATCAGCGACCAGACCATGAGCCAGCTCACCGAGGTGCCGGGTCTGGTGAACACCGCGACGACATCGGTGGGCTGCCAGTGGCTGGCCGGCGGCAGCATCGTCGGGCCGCACTTCTCGTTCACCCATTTCCGCGGCAGCCCGATCGGGCGTGAGCGCAAGACCGAGGAACTGTCGCGCACCAGCGTCGAGGACATCAACATCGAGGGTCACGACGGGTTCATCGCCACCGGCGACGATCTGGCGCTGGGCACCAACCTGTGTGAGATCGGCATCCAGTTCGACAACGACTTCATCGAATGGTCGGTCAGCTTCGCCGAGAAACCCTTCCCGGATCCGTGTGAGGTCGCCAAAGAGCTCACCCGTCAATCGATTGTGAACTCCCGATGA
- a CDS encoding DUF3558 domain-containing protein, which yields MSRSARTLAAVAALLAALTMLLGCTRTVEGTAARAGSGGGPSNNDSERQYPNLLKECDVLTEDILAETVGADPLDIQSTFVGAVCRWQAANPAGLVDITRFWFEEGSLDNEQQTAQKLEYQIENRSVAGVPSIVMRPGDPNGACGVASDAGGVVGWWVNPQAPGIDACGMAIKLMELTLATNS from the coding sequence ATGAGCCGCTCCGCACGGACTCTGGCCGCCGTGGCCGCCCTGCTGGCCGCCCTGACGATGCTGCTGGGCTGCACGCGCACCGTCGAGGGCACGGCCGCGCGCGCCGGCTCCGGCGGCGGGCCCAGCAACAACGACTCCGAACGGCAGTACCCGAACCTGCTCAAGGAGTGCGACGTGTTGACCGAGGACATCCTCGCCGAGACCGTCGGGGCCGATCCGCTGGACATCCAGAGCACCTTCGTGGGCGCCGTCTGCCGCTGGCAGGCCGCCAATCCCGCGGGCCTGGTCGACATCACCCGTTTCTGGTTCGAGGAAGGCAGCCTCGACAACGAGCAGCAGACGGCCCAGAAGCTGGAGTATCAGATCGAGAACCGGTCGGTGGCCGGTGTGCCGTCGATCGTGATGCGGCCCGGCGATCCGAACGGCGCGTGCGGGGTGGCCAGCGACGCCGGCGGCGTGGTCGGCTGGTGGGTCAATCCGCAGGCCCCCGGGATCGACGCCTGCGGGATGGCGATCAAGCTGATGGAACTCACCCTCGCCACCAACTCGTAG
- a CDS encoding SixA phosphatase family protein, with product MSTNIRTLVLLRHAKSDYPDGVDDHERPLAARGIREAGLAGDWLRTHLTPLDAVLCSTATRTRQTLERARIDAPVHYADRLYDATPGMVIDEINMVARRFDHPVDTLLVIGHEPAMSHVALGLAAVEVSNREAATGIATKFPTSALAVLRTEQGWDRLALGGAALVTFHVPR from the coding sequence GTGAGCACGAACATCCGCACCCTGGTGCTGCTCCGGCACGCCAAATCCGACTACCCCGACGGTGTCGACGATCATGAGCGGCCGTTGGCCGCGCGCGGCATCCGCGAAGCCGGCCTGGCCGGCGACTGGTTGCGCACCCACCTGACGCCACTGGACGCGGTGCTCTGCTCGACGGCGACCAGGACGCGGCAGACCCTGGAGCGCGCACGCATCGACGCACCGGTCCACTACGCCGACCGGCTCTACGACGCCACGCCGGGCATGGTGATCGACGAGATCAACATGGTGGCGCGGCGTTTCGACCACCCGGTCGACACGCTGCTGGTGATCGGGCACGAACCGGCGATGTCGCACGTCGCGCTGGGGCTGGCCGCGGTCGAGGTCAGCAACCGTGAGGCCGCCACAGGCATCGCCACCAAGTTCCCGACGTCGGCGCTGGCGGTGCTGCGCACCGAACAGGGGTGGGACCGGCTGGCGCTCGGCGGCGCCGCGCTGGTCACCTTCCACGTCCCCCGCTAG
- a CDS encoding metallophosphoesterase family protein: MRFVHTADWQLGMTRHFLNGEAQPRYSAARREAVVAVGALAAEVKAEFVVVAGDVFEHNQLSPREVGQSLEATRTIGVPVYLLPGNHDPLDASSVYTSALFTAECPDNVTVLDRAGVHPVRPGLELVAAPWRSKAPTSDLVGDVLAGLPADGVTRIVVGHGAVDLIDPGKDKAALIRLAAVEAALARGAVHYVALGDKHSRTDVGATGRVWYSGSPEVTNYDDIETDSGHALVVDIDEDDARRPVRVRPERLGRWRFVTLTRSVDNGRDVADLDLNLDLMPDKERTVVRLGLTGSLTVTDKAALDDCLLKYSRLFAALTEWERGTDIAVLPADGEFDDLGIGGFAAAAVDELVEAARADGDRADDARAALALLLRLVERSDVA; this comes from the coding sequence ATGCGATTTGTGCATACCGCCGACTGGCAGCTCGGGATGACCCGCCACTTCCTCAACGGTGAGGCGCAGCCCCGGTATTCGGCGGCGCGGCGTGAGGCCGTGGTCGCGGTCGGTGCGCTGGCGGCCGAGGTGAAGGCGGAGTTCGTGGTGGTCGCCGGTGACGTGTTCGAACACAATCAGCTCTCCCCGCGCGAGGTCGGCCAGTCGCTGGAGGCGACGCGGACCATCGGTGTCCCGGTGTATCTGCTGCCCGGCAACCACGACCCGTTGGACGCCTCCTCGGTGTACACCAGCGCGTTGTTCACCGCGGAATGCCCGGACAACGTCACCGTGCTCGACCGCGCCGGTGTCCACCCGGTGCGGCCGGGGCTCGAACTCGTCGCGGCCCCGTGGCGGTCCAAGGCCCCGACCAGCGATCTGGTCGGTGACGTGCTCGCCGGCCTACCCGCCGACGGTGTCACCCGCATCGTGGTGGGCCACGGCGCGGTGGACCTCATCGACCCGGGTAAGGACAAGGCGGCGCTGATCCGGCTGGCCGCCGTCGAGGCCGCCCTGGCGCGCGGTGCGGTGCACTATGTGGCGTTGGGGGACAAGCACTCCCGCACCGATGTCGGCGCCACCGGCCGGGTCTGGTATTCGGGGTCGCCTGAGGTCACCAACTACGACGACATCGAGACCGACTCGGGCCACGCCCTGGTCGTCGACATCGACGAGGACGACGCGCGGCGGCCCGTGCGGGTGCGCCCCGAGCGGTTGGGGCGCTGGCGGTTCGTCACGCTGACCCGTTCGGTCGACAACGGCCGCGACGTCGCCGATCTCGACCTCAACCTCGATCTCATGCCGGACAAGGAGCGCACGGTCGTCCGCCTCGGGCTGACGGGGTCGCTGACCGTCACCGACAAGGCCGCGCTGGATGACTGTCTGCTCAAGTACTCCCGGCTGTTCGCGGCGCTGACGGAGTGGGAGCGCGGCACCGACATCGCCGTCCTGCCCGCCGACGGGGAATTCGACGATCTGGGTATCGGCGGGTTCGCCGCCGCGGCCGTCGACGAGTTGGTGGAGGCGGCCCGGGCCGACGGGGACCGCGCCGACGACGCCCGCGCCGCGCTGGCACTGCTGCTGCGCCTGGTCGAACGGAGCGATGTCGCATGA